A portion of the Oscillospiraceae bacterium genome contains these proteins:
- the ybaK gene encoding Cys-tRNA(Pro) deacylase gives MGKEAKTNAMRILEREKVPYTAHEYAHEEGVAVAGVDVAGSMGEDPACVYKTLVTQGSSKNYFVFVIPVAAELDLKAAARSVGEKSVAMIHVADINKVTGYVRGGCSPVGMRKQYKTVFDESVLAQEKVYVSGGRIGTQVCCAPVDLIRAARATTAKIIF, from the coding sequence ATGGGAAAAGAAGCAAAAACCAATGCCATGCGCATTCTGGAACGTGAAAAGGTGCCCTATACGGCCCACGAGTACGCCCACGAAGAGGGCGTGGCCGTGGCCGGTGTGGATGTGGCCGGCAGCATGGGCGAGGACCCGGCCTGCGTATACAAGACGCTGGTGACCCAGGGCAGCAGCAAAAATTACTTTGTGTTTGTCATCCCGGTGGCGGCCGAGCTGGACCTGAAAGCCGCCGCCCGCAGCGTGGGCGAAAAGAGCGTGGCCATGATCCATGTAGCCGACATCAACAAGGTCACCGGCTATGTGCGCGGCGGCTGCAGCCCCGTGGGCATGAGGAAGCAGTACAAGACCGTGTTCGACGAGAGCGTCCTCGCACAGGAAAAAGTGTATGTTTCCGGCGGGCGCATCGGCACCCAGGTGTGCTGTGCTCCGGTGGACCTCATCCGTGCCGCCCGCGCCACTACGGCAAAGATCATCTTCTGA
- the purE gene encoding 5-(carboxyamino)imidazole ribonucleotide mutase, translating into MVRKVAVIMGSDSDWPVVKGACAQLKALDIPFEAHILSAHRTPAEAAAFAKSAKANGFGVILCAAGMAAHLAGAFAANTTLPVIGIPMKGGAMDGLDALLATVQMPSGIPVATVALNGAKNAAWLAAEILALGDEALAAKLEAERTAMAAQIAAKEEKLQAEIAEL; encoded by the coding sequence ATGGTTCGTAAAGTTGCTGTGATCATGGGTTCCGACAGCGATTGGCCGGTGGTCAAGGGGGCCTGTGCCCAGCTCAAAGCGCTGGATATCCCCTTTGAAGCACACATCCTGTCGGCACACCGCACGCCCGCCGAGGCGGCTGCGTTTGCCAAGAGCGCAAAGGCCAACGGCTTTGGCGTCATCCTGTGTGCGGCCGGCATGGCAGCCCATCTGGCCGGTGCCTTTGCCGCCAACACTACGCTGCCGGTGATCGGCATCCCCATGAAGGGCGGTGCCATGGACGGTCTGGATGCCCTGCTGGCCACCGTGCAGATGCCCAGCGGCATCCCGGTGGCCACCGTGGCCCTGAACGGCGCCAAGAACGCCGCCTGGCTGGCCGCCGAGATCCTGGCACTGGGCGATGAGGCTCTGGCAGCAAAGCTGGAAGCCGAGCGCACCGCCATGGCGGCACAGATCGCGGCCAAGGAGGAAAAACTGCAGGCGGAGATCGCCGAACTGTAA
- the purF gene encoding amidophosphoribosyltransferase, with protein sequence MSDFAYPLHEECGVFGLYDRAGTEDVAAAAYSALYALQHRGQESCGIAVNDDGVIQGHRDLGLVNEVFTPAVLGSLANPNAHMATGHVRYATSGSRIRANAQPMIVRHGRGTMALCHNGNLTNAIELRRQLENEGAIFHGSSDTEVICYLITRNRLRMGSIETAISKTMDVLEGAYSLVIMSATKLIAVRDPRGYRPLCIGTLPGGGYVFASESCALDAVGATLLRDVEPGEIVVADAKTGELRSITDHVGRPDTQMCVFEFIYFARPDSIIEGSSVHEARKQAGRFLAQEHPVDADVVIGVPDSGLDAALGYSQESGIPYGIGFIKNKYIGRTFIQGSQKQRENSVRIKLNVISSTVKGKRVVLVDDSIVRGTTSARIIKLLRDAGATEVHFMVSAPPFKYPCYFGTDIPDQKLLVATGRTVDQINEIIGADTLGYLSTEHVVQLAKNANCGFCTACFTGEYAVKPDEVLSTDIHERHLNDRPKDEKKLGE encoded by the coding sequence ATGTCTGATTTTGCATATCCGCTGCACGAAGAATGCGGCGTTTTTGGCCTCTACGACCGGGCCGGCACCGAGGATGTGGCCGCTGCCGCCTACTCGGCGCTGTATGCCCTGCAGCACCGCGGGCAGGAGAGCTGCGGCATCGCCGTGAACGACGACGGCGTCATCCAGGGCCACCGGGATCTGGGCCTTGTGAACGAGGTGTTCACCCCGGCGGTGCTGGGCAGCCTGGCCAACCCCAACGCCCATATGGCCACCGGCCATGTGCGCTACGCCACCTCCGGCAGCCGCATCCGGGCCAATGCTCAGCCCATGATCGTGCGGCACGGCCGCGGCACCATGGCCCTGTGCCACAACGGCAACCTGACCAATGCCATTGAGCTGCGACGTCAGCTGGAAAACGAGGGAGCCATCTTCCATGGCTCCTCGGACACCGAGGTCATCTGCTACCTCATCACTCGCAACCGCCTGCGCATGGGCAGCATCGAGACGGCCATCAGCAAGACCATGGACGTGCTGGAAGGCGCGTACAGTCTGGTGATCATGTCTGCCACCAAGCTCATCGCGGTGCGCGACCCCCGCGGCTACCGGCCCCTGTGCATCGGCACGCTGCCCGGCGGCGGCTACGTCTTTGCCAGCGAGAGCTGTGCCCTGGACGCTGTGGGTGCCACTCTGCTGCGGGATGTGGAGCCCGGCGAGATCGTGGTGGCCGACGCCAAGACCGGTGAGCTGCGCAGCATCACCGACCATGTGGGCCGCCCGGACACCCAGATGTGCGTGTTCGAGTTCATCTACTTTGCCCGCCCGGACAGCATCATCGAGGGCAGCTCGGTGCACGAGGCCCGCAAGCAGGCCGGCCGGTTCCTGGCACAGGAACACCCGGTGGATGCCGATGTGGTCATCGGCGTGCCGGACTCCGGCCTGGACGCCGCCCTGGGCTACTCCCAGGAGAGCGGCATCCCCTACGGCATCGGCTTCATCAAGAACAAATACATCGGCCGCACCTTCATTCAGGGCAGCCAGAAGCAGCGTGAGAACAGCGTGCGCATCAAGCTGAACGTGATCTCCAGCACGGTCAAGGGCAAGCGCGTGGTGCTGGTGGATGACTCCATCGTGCGCGGTACCACCTCTGCCCGCATCATCAAGCTGCTGCGGGACGCCGGTGCCACCGAAGTACACTTCATGGTGTCGGCACCGCCGTTCAAATATCCCTGCTACTTCGGCACCGACATCCCCGACCAGAAACTGCTGGTGGCCACCGGACGCACGGTGGACCAGATCAATGAGATCATCGGGGCCGACACCCTGGGCTACCTGTCCACCGAACATGTGGTGCAGCTGGCCAAAAACGCAAACTGTGGGTTCTGCACTGCCTGCTTCACCGGCGAATATGCCGTGAAGCCGGACGAGGTGCTTTCCACCGATATCCACGAACGCCACCTGAACGACCGCCCCAAGGACGAGAAAAAGTTAGGAGAGTAA
- the purM gene encoding phosphoribosylformylglycinamidine cyclo-ligase has protein sequence MEKSYSESYAAAGVDITAGYRSVELMKQYVARTMNEHCIGGLGGFGGLFELDCTGYKHPVLISGTDGVGTKLKIAMIMDKHDTIGIDCVAMCVNDVICAGAKPLVFLDYIACGRNIPEKIAEIVKGVAEGCVQADCSLVGGETAEHPGMMPEDEYDLAGFTVGVVDKEKILSNDTMKSGDVIIALPSTGVHSNGFSLVRKIFDIDGNPDVLHTTPAELGGKSLGEALLAPTKIYVKPVLKVLEEVDVKGISHITGGGFYENIPRSLKKGCCARIHKADVRTPALFHLMQKEGGISEHDMFNTFNMGVGMVLTVPAEQADKALEILHANGEPEAYRLGVIAEGEGVELC, from the coding sequence ATGGAAAAGAGCTATTCGGAAAGCTACGCCGCAGCAGGCGTGGACATCACCGCCGGTTACCGTTCGGTCGAACTGATGAAGCAGTATGTGGCCCGCACCATGAACGAGCACTGCATCGGCGGGCTGGGCGGCTTTGGCGGCCTGTTTGAACTGGACTGCACCGGCTACAAGCACCCGGTGCTGATCTCCGGCACCGACGGTGTGGGCACCAAGCTGAAGATCGCCATGATCATGGACAAGCACGACACCATCGGCATCGACTGTGTGGCCATGTGCGTCAACGACGTCATCTGCGCCGGTGCAAAGCCGCTGGTGTTCCTGGACTACATCGCCTGCGGCCGCAACATCCCGGAAAAGATCGCCGAGATCGTCAAGGGCGTGGCCGAGGGCTGCGTGCAGGCCGATTGCTCTCTGGTGGGCGGCGAGACGGCCGAGCACCCGGGCATGATGCCGGAGGACGAGTACGATCTGGCCGGTTTTACCGTGGGCGTCGTGGACAAGGAAAAAATCCTGAGCAATGACACCATGAAGTCCGGCGATGTGATCATCGCTCTGCCTTCCACCGGTGTGCACTCCAACGGCTTCTCGCTGGTGCGCAAGATCTTTGACATCGACGGCAACCCCGACGTGCTGCACACCACGCCCGCCGAGCTGGGCGGCAAGAGCCTGGGCGAGGCCCTGCTGGCTCCCACTAAAATTTACGTTAAGCCGGTGCTCAAGGTGCTGGAGGAAGTGGATGTCAAGGGCATTTCCCACATCACCGGCGGCGGCTTCTACGAGAACATTCCCCGCAGCCTGAAGAAGGGCTGCTGCGCCCGCATCCACAAGGCGGACGTCCGCACCCCGGCACTGTTCCACCTGATGCAGAAGGAGGGCGGCATCTCCGAGCACGATATGTTCAACACCTTCAACATGGGCGTGGGCATGGTGCTCACCGTGCCTGCCGAGCAGGCCGACAAGGCGCTGGAGATCCTGCATGCCAACGGTGAGCCGGAGGCTTACCGTCTGGGCGTCATCGCAGAAGGCGAGGGTGTGGAGCTGTGCTGA
- the purN gene encoding phosphoribosylglycinamide formyltransferase, translating into MLNIAVLVSGGGTNLQALLDSEARGENPNGKITLVVASKPGVYALERAAKAGVESCVVRRRDYDNSEDFDAALLGTLKAHNIDLVVLAGFLSVLGPSVIAAYPRRILNVHPALIPSFCGPGMYGLRPHEAALARGCKVTGATVHFVNEECDGGPILLQKAVDILPGDTPEVLQKRVMEQAEWKLLPKAVAMVCSGEIE; encoded by the coding sequence GTGCTGAACATTGCAGTGTTAGTTTCCGGCGGCGGCACCAACCTGCAGGCCCTGCTGGACAGTGAGGCCCGCGGCGAGAACCCCAATGGTAAAATTACGCTGGTGGTGGCCTCCAAGCCCGGCGTCTATGCGCTGGAACGTGCCGCAAAGGCCGGTGTGGAGAGCTGCGTGGTGCGCCGCAGGGACTACGACAACAGTGAAGATTTTGACGCGGCCCTGCTGGGCACGCTGAAAGCACACAACATCGACCTTGTGGTGCTGGCAGGCTTTCTGTCGGTGCTGGGGCCCAGCGTCATCGCGGCCTATCCGCGCCGCATCCTGAACGTGCACCCGGCGCTCATCCCGTCCTTCTGCGGGCCGGGCATGTACGGCCTGCGGCCCCACGAGGCCGCCCTTGCCCGTGGCTGCAAGGTGACCGGTGCCACCGTCCACTTTGTGAACGAAGAATGCGACGGCGGGCCCATCCTGCTGCAGAAGGCCGTGGACATCCTGCCCGGCGACACCCCGGAGGTGCTGCAGAAACGGGTCATGGAGCAGGCCGAGTGGAAGCTGCTGCCCAAGGCGGTCGCCATGGTGTGCAGCGGAGAGATCGAGTAA
- a CDS encoding IMP cyclohydrolase has protein sequence MEKIDLNEYLASNEYPGRGIAVAKAPDGRQMFIGYFIMGRSENSRNRVFDPVPERGGICTMAADPAKLEDPSLIIYNPVLTLGRTHIVTNGDQTDTIYDLMSQGKSFADALRTRTFEPDGPNYTPRISAVVYADGSYQMSILKSADGNGDSVQRYFFDYPQPVAGEGHFISTYKHNGSPIPSFEGEPLRFACPRTIGDFAHGLWSSLNADNKVSLFARVIDLESGESGDMIFNKYDAVCSDLDDPEEPELLPEELELLKKLDAEEE, from the coding sequence ATGGAAAAGATCGACCTGAACGAATATCTGGCCTCCAACGAATACCCCGGCCGCGGCATTGCGGTGGCAAAGGCCCCGGACGGCCGACAGATGTTCATCGGCTACTTCATCATGGGCCGCAGCGAGAACAGCCGCAACCGCGTGTTCGACCCTGTGCCGGAGCGCGGCGGCATCTGCACCATGGCAGCCGACCCCGCCAAGCTGGAGGACCCCAGCCTGATCATCTATAACCCGGTGCTGACGCTGGGCCGTACCCACATCGTGACCAACGGCGACCAGACCGATACCATCTATGACCTGATGAGCCAGGGCAAGAGCTTTGCCGATGCACTGCGCACCCGCACCTTTGAGCCGGACGGCCCCAACTACACCCCCCGCATCTCTGCGGTGGTGTATGCGGACGGCAGCTACCAGATGAGCATCCTCAAGTCTGCCGACGGCAACGGCGACAGCGTGCAGCGCTATTTCTTTGATTACCCCCAGCCCGTGGCCGGAGAGGGCCACTTCATCAGCACCTACAAGCACAATGGCAGCCCCATCCCCAGCTTTGAGGGTGAGCCCCTGCGCTTTGCCTGCCCCCGCACCATCGGCGACTTTGCCCACGGCCTGTGGAGCAGCCTGAACGCCGACAACAAGGTGAGCCTGTTTGCCCGGGTCATCGACCTGGAGAGCGGCGAGAGCGGCGACATGATCTTCAACAAATACGACGCCGTGTGCAGCGATCTGGACGACCCCGAAGAGCCGGAGCTGCTGCCCGAAGAGCTGGAACTTCTCAAAAAGCTTGACGCGGAAGAAGAATAA
- a CDS encoding phosphoribosylaminoimidazolecarboxamide formyltransferase, which produces MNELALKYGCNPNQKPSRIYMEDGSDLPVTVLNGKPGYINFLDALNSIQLVKELKTACGLPAAASFKHVSPAGAALGLPLTEVERKMYHIAPDAELSPLACAYARARGADRMSSFGDWIALSDICDVPTAKLIQHEVSDGIIAPGYEPEALAILSGKKKGNYNVVAIDPAYKPAPIEHKQVYGITFEQGRNELLINADTMLNNWVTENKDVTEEQKRDLVIALITLKYTQSNSVCYTAGGQTIGVGAGQQSRIHCTRLAGQKADNWQLRHMDKVLNLPFRDDIAKPNRDNAIDVYIGDTPEDVIGDDVWAETFTEQPAPLTAEEKKEYLSKVTGVCLGSDAFFPFGDNIERARRSGVTAIVQPGGSIRDQQVIDTCNKYGIAMAFCGLRLFHH; this is translated from the coding sequence ATGAATGAACTCGCACTGAAGTACGGCTGCAACCCCAACCAGAAGCCCAGCCGCATTTATATGGAAGATGGCTCTGACCTGCCCGTTACTGTTCTGAACGGCAAGCCCGGCTACATCAATTTTCTGGATGCCCTCAACTCCATCCAGCTGGTCAAGGAGTTGAAAACTGCCTGCGGCCTGCCCGCAGCGGCTTCCTTCAAGCATGTGTCCCCGGCGGGTGCCGCCCTGGGCCTGCCCCTCACCGAGGTGGAGCGCAAGATGTACCACATTGCCCCGGATGCAGAGCTGTCCCCGCTGGCCTGCGCCTACGCCCGCGCCCGCGGTGCCGACCGCATGTCCTCCTTCGGCGACTGGATCGCCCTGTCGGATATCTGCGACGTGCCCACCGCAAAGCTGATCCAGCACGAGGTGTCCGACGGCATCATCGCACCGGGCTACGAGCCGGAAGCACTGGCGATCCTGTCCGGCAAGAAGAAGGGCAACTACAACGTGGTGGCCATCGACCCCGCCTACAAGCCTGCGCCCATCGAGCACAAGCAGGTGTACGGCATCACCTTTGAGCAGGGCCGCAACGAGCTGCTCATCAACGCCGACACCATGCTGAACAACTGGGTCACCGAGAACAAGGACGTGACCGAGGAGCAGAAACGCGATCTGGTCATTGCCCTCATCACCCTCAAGTACACCCAGTCCAACAGCGTGTGCTACACCGCCGGCGGCCAGACCATCGGCGTGGGTGCCGGCCAGCAGAGCCGCATCCACTGCACCCGTCTGGCAGGCCAGAAGGCTGACAACTGGCAGCTGCGCCACATGGACAAGGTGCTGAACCTGCCCTTCCGTGACGATATCGCCAAGCCCAACCGCGACAACGCCATCGACGTGTACATCGGCGACACCCCGGAGGATGTCATTGGTGATGACGTCTGGGCCGAGACCTTCACCGAGCAGCCCGCCCCGCTGACCGCCGAGGAAAAGAAGGAATACCTGAGCAAGGTCACCGGCGTGTGCCTGGGCTCCGACGCTTTCTTCCCCTTCGGCGACAACATCGAGCGTGCCCGTCGCTCCGGCGTGACCGCCATCGTGCAGCCCGGCGGCTCCATCCGTGACCAGCAGGTCATTGATACCTGCAACAAGTACGGCATCGCCATGGCCTTCTGCGGCCTGCGGCTGTTCCATCACTGA
- the purD gene encoding phosphoribosylamine--glycine ligase — protein MAEKILVVGGGGREHAIIKALKKSPDCGEIWCAPGNGGIRYDAKCKNIKATDVETMVGFAVEEKFDYVVVAQDDPLALGMVDELAKAGIPAFGPDKAAARIEASKVFSKDLMKKYGIPTAKYETFDDPAKVMAYIKAEGKYPVVIKADGLALGKGVLICENEQQAADGVKEIMLDKKFGASGNHVVVEEFLTGPEVSVLSFTDGKVVKPMVSSMDHKRANDHDTGLNTGGMGTVAPNPYYTPEIAAECMEKIFLPTIHAMNAEGCPFKGCLYFGLMLTPDGPKVIEYNCRFGDPETQVVLPLLEGDLLHIMEACTNGTLADEDVKFSDGAAACVILASGGYPVAYEKGKPISGLVDGQLPDEENVTVYHSGTALTEDGTLVTNGGRVLGVTATGPRLTNALSHAYEAAEKIHFDKLHKRSDIGLRALKALAEKQ, from the coding sequence ATGGCTGAAAAAATTCTGGTAGTGGGCGGCGGCGGCCGCGAGCACGCCATCATCAAGGCACTGAAAAAGAGCCCCGACTGCGGCGAGATCTGGTGTGCCCCCGGCAACGGCGGCATCCGCTACGACGCCAAGTGCAAGAACATCAAGGCCACCGATGTGGAGACCATGGTGGGCTTTGCGGTTGAGGAAAAGTTTGACTACGTCGTGGTGGCCCAGGATGACCCGCTGGCCCTGGGCATGGTGGACGAGCTGGCAAAGGCCGGCATCCCGGCCTTTGGCCCGGACAAGGCCGCTGCCCGCATCGAGGCGTCCAAGGTGTTCTCCAAGGACCTGATGAAGAAGTACGGCATCCCCACCGCCAAGTATGAGACCTTCGATGACCCTGCCAAGGTCATGGCGTACATCAAGGCCGAGGGCAAGTACCCGGTGGTCATCAAGGCCGACGGCTTGGCTCTGGGCAAGGGCGTGCTGATCTGCGAGAACGAGCAGCAGGCCGCCGACGGCGTCAAGGAGATCATGCTGGACAAGAAGTTCGGCGCATCCGGCAACCATGTGGTGGTGGAAGAGTTCCTCACCGGCCCGGAGGTCAGCGTGCTGAGCTTTACCGACGGCAAGGTGGTCAAGCCCATGGTGTCGTCCATGGACCACAAACGTGCCAACGACCACGACACCGGCCTGAACACCGGCGGCATGGGCACCGTTGCCCCGAACCCCTACTACACCCCGGAGATCGCCGCCGAGTGCATGGAGAAGATCTTCCTGCCCACCATCCATGCCATGAACGCCGAGGGCTGCCCCTTCAAGGGCTGCCTGTACTTCGGCCTGATGCTCACCCCGGACGGCCCCAAGGTCATCGAGTACAACTGCCGCTTCGGTGACCCCGAGACCCAGGTGGTGCTGCCCCTGCTGGAGGGCGACCTGCTGCACATCATGGAGGCCTGCACCAACGGCACCCTGGCCGACGAGGACGTGAAGTTCTCGGACGGCGCAGCCGCCTGCGTCATTCTGGCCTCCGGCGGCTACCCGGTGGCCTACGAGAAGGGCAAGCCCATCTCCGGCCTGGTGGACGGTCAGCTGCCGGACGAAGAGAATGTGACGGTCTACCACTCCGGTACGGCCCTCACCGAGGACGGCACGCTTGTGACCAACGGCGGCCGTGTGCTGGGCGTGACCGCCACCGGCCCGCGCCTGACCAACGCCCTGAGCCACGCCTATGAGGCAGCCGAGAAGATCCATTTCGACAAGCTGCACAAGCGCAGCGACATCGGCCTGCGTGCGCTGAAGGCACTGGCAGAAAAGCAGTAA